cgtTATCGGGTGGTCGTCGACCAGATCGGGGCCGGGGAGCAGCGACGCGGCGGCCTAGGGAGGCGTCGGCAACGGCCAAAACGAGGCGGCGACAGTCGGGGAAGGCCCGGCGGCTTCTGGAATGGAGCGGCAGCGGTCGAACAATGCCGGCCGGGTCGGGGCCAAATTTGGCCCAATTGAGGCCAAATCGAACGAAATCGGGGTCTCATCCCTGCAACCACGCCGCCCCTCTCCCTTACTTCCCCAGCCTTGCTCCCGCAGCCACGTCGCCGGGAGCCCCATCCCCGCACCTCACCGCCGTCCTCAGCCCTATGGCTCGCCCGCGCTTTGTGTTTGCGTTGTGGTTGCTGGGGTTTCAATTTCATCGGAGGCGGCGGCGTTGGGATACGGCTCTCCGGCAGGCTTCGCAGTTTAGGGCGTTGATTCCGGGCGATGCTGGCGGTGGGCTGCTGGTTACTGCGCTTCTTCTTCTGGAGGTTTGTGGGATTTCCATCTTTTCAGTGCGTTTTGGTTTTCCATTCGATTTTTCTCAGATTCGATCAGAGGTATGCCCCTCCCCGGCCGTGTAGTCTGTTCTCCGCCATCCCCGTGTGTTGGTACCCGGTAGCGCACCGTCTCCTTTTACAGCCGTAGAGCAGCGCGCCATATCCATCCCACCACTCGCCTCCCTTCTTGGGGGCCTTTTCTCCGGCGACCTCAGCTGACATGGCTACTGGCCTCAAGGCAAACTGAATTAGATGGTGACTCTCGCACAATCTAACTGCTAGTTTTGTGATTTCGTTTTATCAAACTTCCCAGGTTTGTAGTATGTGGAGAAATTTGCCAATCAATCTAATCATTCAGTTCATCTCACAAATCCTACAGTACTATAATCTGGGCAATTCGTGGGTACGTACGTGATGCATTGATGGACTACTGTGAGCATATTAGGATAGTTATTCTGATTTGTTAGTATCATGTGTGCTTGGGAAATATAAATCAATCATTTAATCACAGGGCTATTATAATTGTTCCAACTATGACTGGTTGATTCATAATTTTTACATATTTCTGTCCATTACCCTGTTTAGTTATAGCTTGCCATGTTAACCTTTCAGAGATAATTATTGTAAGTATGTTTTTTTGGCTTACAGGAAATTTCAAGTTCTCATTTCCTAGTTGACTACATCCCTACGCAATTTAGTCTGTATAAGGTAACATATTTTTATTTAGATGATATCCACATATGAAAGTTCACGTGTGAAAGGTAGTGCTGACCGCTGACCTTCGTATTTATACAGGATATATTGGAGTCCCTGCCTTGAAATTCGTATCCACAACTCCAGTTCAGCGAGGTTCAACTTTTATAAAGGTAGTTTTTCTTCACTATCATGTACCATGATAATTACTTTCAGCCAAAAGTGGTGGATTTAACTTCAACACAGGATGGTGTATGCTTTTTTGTGTAGTCATTGATTAAATGTTTCGttatttcttttcattttgtgTGATTTCTTTTTCTGCTGACCATGATATATATATTTCACTGCATAAGTATTTTCAGGAAAACAAAGGAAACTTATATTCATTAATCCCTTTTTAGTTTTGCTAACTTAATTTcattttatttttttcaatttttaaaaCTAGATCTGCTTGTCTTTGAAAAGTACTATAGTTTAAGACATGCTGCAAGATAAGAGTTGGATGAGCAAGGATAGGGCTTCGGTAGAATGGCAGGAAGGCATGAAGCTTTTTTTAGATTTTGCATTTCAAAATGCTTCCGGTAGAGGTACTATTCGATGTCCTTGCACTAAGTGCCATAATATCTGTCCCAAATCGCGTCAGCAAGTTCACATTGACTTGCTGCGCAATGGAATGGATGTGACATACACTCGCTGGACATTCCACGGGGAAAAAGCTGCTGAGGACAACGCTGCTGAACAACCCAACGATGAATATGAAACTCCCGATGATGTTGCTGTCCAGAATTTGTTATCTAGTATAAGTAGGGGTATTACTGTTAGCACAAGTGAAGATGATGAAAATAATGCCAATGTTGGAGACGATGATATTCCTGGTAGTAATGAAGAAGCTGCAGATAGTAATGAACCAACTGGATGTTCTAAGGCATTCTTTGATTTATTAAAAGATGCCCAGAAGGAGTTGTATCCAGGTTGCAAAGAGGTAACTCAGCTATCCTTCATCGTCAGACTATACCAGGCTAAATGCCTGTATGGTTTGAACAATAGAGCTTGTGAGGCCATGCTTCAATTGTTCTCTGATGTTCTTTCAAAGGGTCACTGTATTCCAAATACTCTTGAAAAAGTTCAGAAGATAATTCGAGATCTTGGACTGGACTACAAGAAGATACATGCTTGTATAAATAACTGTGTGTTATTTCGGAAAGAGTATGCTCAGCTGGATAGTTGTCCAAGTTGTGGTGCATCGAGATGGAAAACTGGTGCTGGTGGTGACACGGAGGAGGTGACCCCTTGTGGTAGAGCTAAGAAGCTTGTACCGTGTAAAATTCTGCGGTATTTTCCTCTCACTCCTCGTCTCCAAAGGTTATATATGGCAGAGCCTACAGCATCGCATATGCAGTGGCACAAAAACATCGAGATGGAAAACTTATGGTTTTATATTGCATCGGCTGTAAGTTAAAATTGTGATATCCTTATTTCAACGTGTAGATCCTAATGGGAGGAAGAAGTATGGAATATGCGTTCTTAAAAGGAATTAAAGTAGCCAAGAAGCACTTCGAAAATGGTTCTGAGAAGCTACCTTGGTAGAACCAGCGTGTCTACCCGGTCTAGGGCGGAGGTTGTAGGGGAAGGAAGGGGCGGTGTGCGTGCGGAGGCGAGGGCGCCGGCGGCAGGGCGCCATCGCGCGGCcgaggagaggcggcggcgcaAGGCGGagacggcggctagggtttggggactcCGACTCCTTGAGGAGTCGGCAACTGGTAGAATCTAGGGTTCTACCGGAACGGGGGCGTAGATTGTAGGGGTGGAAGTGCTGCGAGCGAGAGGAAgagaggcggcgccggcggcagggcgccgtcgcgggcgcgtgggaaggcggcggctagggtttggggcggCGCTGACAGGAGAAGGCCGACTCCTCTGGGAGTCGGCAATAATGATATTGATTATTGCTTGATCGATATAGTCTATTACAACTTGTATTTATAAGAGAATTGCAAAACCCTAATCTGCTAACTGGGCTTAGCCCCTAATCTGCtaattgggctaagcccctaactaaGCCTGGCCGGTGGGCCCCCTCCGGCGGTAGACTAGCCCGGTCATAACATACCTATTCAGTTCTCTAGTACTTTCGGTGGTACGGTTGGAGCAAACTATCGGTCATTTGTGGATGATGTGGTAGTCTTCATGAAAAATTATGCACCCCTGATTGGTGCAAAGAAGTGGACTGATATACATAGGGATGCTCGGAGATCCATAGTAACAGATATGATTGTACGTTTGAGATTATACATATTCTCTTATTAATTAGTTGTTTCCAGCATGTAAATTGCTCTAACTATAGTTTCCATCACATATAGGAGAGATGGGATTTGGAAGATACACCTGAAACAGAGAAGATTCTTGACACTGCTAGAGAGCGCTATAGAGGATGGCGGTGTACTTTGCATTCCACCTACAAGGCTTATAAGACGGATGAAGAAAGCCGGGCGAACAGACCAGAAGACGTGGATCCAGGTGAATGGGATTATTTAATAGAATATTTTGGGTCAGATCAGAAATTCCAGGTTTGTATATCCTATCTTGGTAAATTTACTTAACCTATAATTTATTCCAGGTTAGTGGGACCTCACAAATGTACTTTGCAGGAACTGAGTCAGAAGAACTCGGACAATCGTAAAAAACAGAAGACCAAGCACCTGATTGGTTCCAAGTCATACTCATAGATTAGTTATGAGAAGGTAAAACATAGTGTGATACCTTTTCCTTGCGGCACCAAATATGAACTATTTTCCTTAATATATGCTTGTATCTCTTGTAGAGAAATGTGGAGACAGGAGAAGAACCTGATGATATCCAGCTTTGGGAGCTAACTCACGTGAAAAATGGTCAATGGTCAACCAATGAATCACAATTAGTTTTTGGGAGTAACACTTAGAATACAAAATTTTATCAAGGAAATCAGTACATAAGACAAAAATAATACTTTGGTTTCATTTGTTTACAGAACAATGCACGTGCAAAAGTTAGTGAAAAGGAAAAATAAGGAGATCCAATTTCAAAAGAAGAGAGGAACAAAATATTTCAGACTAGCTATAGGAATTCAGCAGGTTGTAAGTCGTCGCGATTCCTAGTACTGCTGAAATACTTGCTGAGTTGAATGAACAAGCTCGGGAGACATCTCAAGCTATGAGGAAAAATGAGGAGCTCAACCAACATGTCCAAAAACTTGGAAAACAAAAATGAAGAGCTCAACCACACCATCCAGGACTTGGAGAATAAGCTGGCAGCGGAATGTAAGGAAAGAGAGCGAGCACAAGAGGAAGATCACATAGAAAGGGAGAAACAACTGGAGACACTGAAGCAATCAATGAGAGAAGAAATGCTTAATATGATTGGGGCTCAACCAACAGCTACACAGAAGGTAAATAAGGTGTTTATTTTGATATATGCAAGCTAACTTGTAAAAGAATAATATTATATACTTAGAAAATTTAAATCTAAACCTAGCAAACTATCTACTCTGCAGGATGCTGCACTAAGAGCTATCCCAGGAAATGTAAACACGAACAGTGTAATGCTCTCTGGTTCTAGCTTGGTTACGGGTCTAGGTCAACGCATTATCAGCTCTCAACAGCTTCGTCAATCTGCTTTGAAAAAACGTTCTCAAGTTGGGAAGGTAACCATTTATCTACTTATGGAACTACATTTTATCAATTGGTCATTGGCCCACTTCCTCACTTCTATACTTGTTATTTCTAATTATAGGATGGATACATATGACTGGATGGAATGATTGGGTGAAGTGAACAAGAACGCAAAGTTTAGTATCACAAGATGGCTTTTACTTAGGACTAGTGGCTGGGGCGCCCCATGGGGCACCTCCTCACCGGACAGTGGCAGTCTAATCATAATCTAATCTCCTCTTGTAGCAGGTTCTTTACCACCAAAATGCAACCCCAAGCCTCACAGTTCGATTTCCATCACATCTGTAGGCCAACATATTTTCTTACCCGTATCAAGTATCTAGGAGCATCTGAAAAATAACATTCCCTTTGCTCCAAATTAATTGAATCAGTTTTTTGTAGATAAATGTATATCTAGAttaagttgagtcaattaatttgggacGGAAGGAATAGATAGTATCTAGAAGTGCAGACCTTATATTAGTCTGCTACTACATGAGGCTAGCCAGATGTGACGTATATGACAGATAATTCGGAGAAAAAATGTATGAAGTGTAATACAGAAAAATCGACACTGCTCATGTGCAAGTTGACAAGGTGTGACCAATATACTGTATAATAAGAATGTTGGTATCGGACATGTTAAGACTTGATACAGTACATCGTCGATACATATAACAAAACAAGGAGGTAACTTGCCATCTGCATTCCCATTGTGCCTTTTTTACTTCCTCTCATAGTCTCATGGTCATCTACTCCCTCTGCATGCAAGGATGTAGTGCCAGCATTAAAATGAATATTTCTATACCTTACAACTGAAAAAAGAGTGATAGAAAGGTGGATAAGGTTTCTGCTGGGCCGGGACCTTTTTTCACCTCCTTCTGATCTTTTTTCCTCTCTTAACTTAGCCAACCATGTTGTGACAGTTGACCAATTCGGCGCAGATGAAGGGAGGTTAGCGCCCAGACCGTGCACGCCTCATGGCAATCGTGGAGTGCTCTGGGATGGGGCAAACATACTCGCACTTGCTTGTTCTTAATGACATTCTATCACAAGATCAAATGGCTCAAGATCAAATGGTTACTGCTTTACTTGCCTTACTTCTTTAGAGCTTGGTAAACATTATATGGTTAAAAGGTGCAACATATGTACTACCTTGCCGTGTGGCTGATCAGTTATGGAGGTACCAAATATCTTCGGACTCCAACCCAAAGGGTCTAAAATACCTGAAAATATAGTAGAAGTCATTTAGTTAAGCAGTTAAATTAGTCCATCTTCATTACTAAGATTCAATGCAATATAGTTTACAAGAATCCGTCTTTGCAACCTATCTCATGATAGTGACTGAAAAACAACAAAGTCTTGAAAATATAATTCTACATCCACGCATAGTTTAACATGTTAGCCACTGGCACCCAGGTTGAGCTTTTGGATATATTACTTAAATCTCACAATAACAAAGGAGTGTTAAACATATGAACTCATAGTTTTAAAGCACAAAGGTGTTTATTAGCACGGTCTGCACGGGTGCTTTTCTCTtacacgagaatttgaataaaatcCTATTTGGTGCTTCTCTGCTTTTTAGTGTGTCTTGTAAACCATGAAAATTATAATTTTTTCACTCCTGTTTGGTCCTTTAGTATATGAAGCAGTTCTTATTCCCTCCATTTTTAATCTGTTAACAAGCGTTAAGTATCCTACTCGGAAATCTTAAGTTTCTTGCAGGTTTACAACCTACCTATTTAATAAGTATGAAGTAAGTAAAAATCTGAAAGCAAGTGGAATGCTGATGTAAATGGTTGCAATGATACACATTAGCATGGTCCCTTTACTGGCTGCAAATTCATACTTTCCATCTGTCTTGGCTGATGATAATGGTTTGATGTAAACGATTCCAACAATATTTAGCAGTTACCGCTAATAACCATGTTTCCTTTTTATCTTAAGTGTCCAGTTCGCAAGAGCTGAGTTAAACAACAGTTAAAAGAACATGTACATTTTCAGCACAAAATATACATGTACATCCATTGCATCTGGAGTTCAGGACAGATAACATAATTGGTCTTGTCTCTTATCAGCAAAACTAACTTCATCTTGTTATTCCTTTTAGCATTACGCAATTCGGATTACGTATACTCGTTATCAGAAAACTGTTACAGGATGAACTAATATCAATGTATAAAAAAGCCATAGGTCACATGGAAGTGAAGGAAGCATGATTACTGATTATTGGGTAATAAAATTACCGGAAGTACCTTCTTTAGGCCTGCAAGGTCATCAATGTTCAAAATCCAGTCATTACTCTCTTAATGTGTGTAAGTATCCTCATCATCAATTGTTTATATAATCTCAACATGTCAAGGTAGAAGTTTCTGCATAATGTATGAGCTCCTCTTCTCTAGAGCTTGAGGAGGCACCATGCGGTTAGAGTATGCAACAGTTCTAGAAACAATGTGAAAATGAGACAATCAGTACATAATCGAATCAATATAAGATAAATAAAGAAAAAATGAGTTTAACTGGAACCGGAGGAACAACTACAAACTGCAGCCCTATACTATGATACCTTTCTGTGATATACTCCAAGCCTCATACCAGCTCAATTCCTTCACATTCATCAGTACTCTCATTAACTCAGGATTGCAGTGTTGGATGAGTGTCATTCATGTGAACTGCAACTTTACAAGGGAAGTACGTCCTCGTAGCTGAGAGGATCACCAACTCTTGTCTCAAAATGAGAAATAATTTCATGCAATGAGGCCGAGCATAATGTATAGTGCTGCTTcaaatgaagaactttcccctgTGATGATTCATCCCCTGGATACAACATGTGGCATATCTGGAAAAATGAGAAGACCAGCGGTCAAACTTGAGTTAGATTCACAAGACCTTGTTAATTGAGAAATAGAGGATCACTGGAGATATGGTTCAtactaattaaaacaaataaccttTCAGTTTCTGCAGTATGGATTGAACTGGGAGAAGAAGTAAATTAGTAGCCCGATGATTCTAAAGGTTATTATTAAACAAACTTGGAAAGAGTATAAAGTTATTTAGGCTCTCATCAAATTGCTTGTCACATAATACATTGTAATCTAAGGAAACTGAGAATGGCATATACGTGGTCTTGAGGAAGAATGGTATGTTCCACCTATAAGACAAATGCAATGAACCCTGATTCCAATTAAAGCTTAACAACTACATACTCCAACAACGACTACGTATAACCCATTGAATTACTTCTAATTTTGATTTCCAATCAATTTTCTATAGTGAAATCCATGAATTAGTACAGAGAAATATCTATAGTGTTCATGTATATAATGTTACTATTAGCACATACCAGACCCTTCATCCCCATCGTCCTATCACAGATCATAGTACGTTGAATCAAGCGAGAGGCTGCGAGCTACAAGAAACGAGTTGTGTTGTCAGTTGTCACCACATTGTAAATATTGATGCGGCTTCATTGGTGGCCCATAGTACTACTACTTTATGACCAGTTCAGTATTATACATGTGTATTAGATTAACGCTGAAAAACCTTTGAGACAAAAAGAGTATACTTCCTATGATGCATGAAACACCTCACCTTAGGCTTGGAACTGTTGTCATGGCATGTGGATTGCACAAATTACAGTAATAACCAGatacaaagtttttcacgagaGCTAAAGGCTATTTAAAATACAAAAATGATGTAGCTGAAATGATAATTTAAAATTAGAAATGAAGTAGTGCATCTGCTTAATTTAGTTTTTTGTTCTTTCATTAGTTCTGCATCTACTGCCAAAAATTATTTGATGTTACAGAAGATACCCTTGGCTTTCTACCAATCTCTTATGAACTTGTAGCAACATGCAAACCATACATTGGTAGATGTAGAAGAACAAAACATCTAAATCGATCCACAAATGGCCAATTGACACAAATGAATAGTTGGAGATTGCGCAGTAAACAATGAACCTTTCATCTTTTCATTGCAACAATCCAATAAATTAAAATCGACAGAGAAAATACTAAGTACCAGCAGAGAGGATTCTTTCTACCAAATTTTGCAGCACAATGAAGAGGAATAGAGCCTGCATCGTCTTTCTTATGTTGATCAGCCCCATGGTCGAGAAGGTACATCACAACATACATTTTTCTATCCAATGCAACAGCAGACAAAGCAGTTACACCTACCAACATAACCAGCAGGTAAAACTTGTGCAGTCACCAACATATCTCTCTCGACTAAGCAAGTAAATTGGGCTCATCAGAACAGAAATTGACTCAATCTTAAGCACACACTTACCAATTTTTCTTTCATCATTGCTTTGACAGTAGTGTTCCCTCCACCATGCACTTGCACACATCCACTCTTCCCAGGCGCGTGGCAGCCTGCCTTGGATGGAGTATAAACAAAAGTAGGACAATTT
This region of Lolium perenne isolate Kyuss_39 chromosome 2, Kyuss_2.0, whole genome shotgun sequence genomic DNA includes:
- the LOC127332815 gene encoding uncharacterized protein, with protein sequence MRSSTNMSKNLENKNEELNHTIQDLENKLAAECKERERAQEEDHIEREKQLETLKQSMREEMLNMIGAQPTATQKDAALRAIPGNVNTNSVMLSGSSLVTGLGQRIISSQQLRQSALKKRSQVGKDGYI